Proteins encoded within one genomic window of Humulus lupulus chromosome 1, drHumLupu1.1, whole genome shotgun sequence:
- the LOC133825785 gene encoding uncharacterized protein LOC133825785, with translation MIAWDFRITTMPGVTTYAQAVEKALTVESAENKFWHDNAARRDSRRPGPPFSGFGRGGGPSDQKRKTPNTVSAPRPDRRPRCTQMGRQSGGETWREFPECAWCRRRHVGECRAKACFICGSTTHLKKDCPRASKEEPKKVDSLMSARVFTLTKEKAEASPSVVIGQLSSAGTFCTVLIDSGATHSFFASRIIDGLCRPCDFYPVGFGRMLPTGEFVVSKRWVRSLPITVDVRELSVDLVELKMTNFDIILGMDWLEKCGAMIDCKKKMVNFEPEGEDPFVFVGTMHGPRIPIISVLRARDLLQGEA, from the coding sequence ATGATAGCCTGGGACTTTCGTATTACTACTAtgccaggagtgactacctatgcacaggctgtggagaaggcacttacagttgagagcgcagagaacaagttTTGgcatgacaatgcagccagaagggattctaggaggccgggacctccattctcaggttttggtaggggcggaggccccagtgatcagaagaggaagactccgAACACAGTTTCAGCTCCaaggccagataggaggccacggtGCACACAGATGGGCCGCCAGagtggcggtgagacatggagggaaTTTCCAGAGTGTGCTTGGTGCAGGAGGCGCCATGTTGGggagtgtcgggcgaaggcctgtttCATTTGTGGTAGTACAACACACttaaagaaagactgcccgagagCCAGCAAGGAGGAGCCaaagaaggtggatagcttgatgtcagctcgggtgttcaccttgactaaggaaaaggccgaggctagtccctcggtagttataggtcagctttctagtgctggaaccttttGTACTGTCcttattgattcgggtgctacacactctttttttgctagtagaattatAGATGGGCTGTGTAGACCgtgtgacttttatcctgtggggtttggtaggatgttgcctactggggagtttgtggtttccaagagatgggttagatcactaccaatTACAGTGGATGTCAGGGAGTTATCAGTTGACTTGGTTGAGCTGAAGATGACCAATTTTGACataattcttggtatggattggttagagaagtgtggggcaatgatagactgcaagaagaagatggtaaactttgagccagagggtgaggatccttttgtttttgttggcactatgcatggacctcgtatacctattaTATCGGTGCTTAGAGCTAGAGACTTATTGCAGGGGGAAGCATAA